Sequence from the Thunnus maccoyii chromosome 11, fThuMac1.1, whole genome shotgun sequence genome:
TTTCCATTATGCAAGAGTGATATTTATCTCAACAATCACTGGGCATAAAGAGGAATGTTAGTTAATGATAGCCCTTTGATAACCTTCAGTTACCAGTTAAACATGAATGGAATATACAGTACTCTGATGCCCTGTGATCACACATATTGATAGATACTACATGCATAATACTTGCAGTGCTACATGCGCTTGTCTGTCATTAAAGACGTGGCTTTCAAgttcattatattatatacataacTCACATACATAACCACAACTTATTCTTaacatacaacaaacaaaaaaacccaagcAATACCCAGGTGAAGCACTGAAAATGTCCATCAGAGGCATCACCAAACATAGTATTTAACAATTCATGTAATAATTATTCTCTATAAGGATACAATAATAAAGTCGTCACTATGGGGCTGCAACATCTTCATAAAAATGACtctattgtactttttacagTAACATTCAGTAAGATGATCTATTTAATATTCACTGAAGTTTATTTTGCTATTAAGAGGTGGAAATCCCCCTCAGTCCCCTTTAATTTCTTTGGTCTTTGTCTCAGAATTTCATTTCTAGATTATATTCTGGCATTGACATATGCACAGCTCAACCAAGAGCAGGGCTGATCTGTACTATATTCAATTACTGTGGTTTAAACACTTAATATTTCTCCTGTTTTCTCCAGAATCCAGCTGCCCCTACATCCCAAACTCTCCCTAACCAAATTGGGTCAGGTTAGATTCATGACCCAGGCATGTTTTTGCCAGCCTCCGCTTAGATCACGTCTATAAGACTAGGAAGACATGCATCTGTTTATTTGCTGGATTACCAGTACATTCCTATGGCTTCACAGAGGTCATGGCGCAACAGGAAAAGGTCTGTGGAATACCACTTTGGTCTTCAGCATTAATCACCCTTCAACATAACTGTAGCAGTCCATTAACCACTATTAGACCAAGAGCAGGGCCAGACATGGAGGAGAACATGTCTGAGAACAGAGTGAGGAACTGTCTTTGGTGGCTAGAAACCCACGAGATCATTAATCAGGTAGTTCACATGGCTTTAATGCAGGGTGTGTGAGGGAAGATTCAACACAGACATGCAGCAGCTCAGGCGGATGCTTGTCTCTACTGACATCTAGAGGCTAAACATGATACTGTTTCTCACTGAGGGGAAACAAACTTGATGgtacacaaacatgttttaatgagcCTCACATATACCACtaccaacaaacaaaacaatttaatatCCGACCTTCACATACAAATATAGTGCTGTCACACCAGGATTCAGACTCAACTATTAAAGAACATCTTGTAATTTGCGCCCATTGTTTTGATTAGTGGATGGATTTTCTGGAGTCATCATTCAACAGTTGAGGAGGTCCATCACAGAAGAGGCAAAGATTTAATGTTTTCTATTGAACTCAACAGACCATAATGCAATGCAGCAACAAAACATGTTATATATGCTGTAAGAGTTGCAACACTTTACTGGAAAAACACCAACTCTTGCTCTATTGCTCCTTCCACTCTGGGGTTTGTCCAAAAGCACTCTGGGAAATACAGGAATCACTATGTTGACGGAAATAGAGACAGATCAGGAGGACTGAGGGGGAGAGGAGACGCCAAACCAGTAAATTATTACTTCATAGTAAAATGACTCTCCAAAGGgggtttaatattttaaatgtgtatgGGGGTCGATTTTCTTTACatgctttaatgttttttgtcacCTTTTCAAACATAATAGAAATATCAATATAAGGGTGGCGAGTGATATAAGGAACACACATAAAAACTCTTTTTCTAAGGGGCCAAAGAACAGATTCTTGTTGTTTTAATCTTTGTctcaccttctctctctgttcggCTTTCATCCTCTGTgacttctcctcctcttcttgtcTCCTCCTCTTGTCCAAATCTTCCTGTTTCAGCTTGGAACAACAGGCTGTGTTAAACATTTCTTTGTGATTTGGCCATcgcaaaaaaggaaaagtgaaaAGTACATGCTCTCATACATCTTCACTGCATCTCAAACGTGGTATGTTTTAATATATAGTTTGCTTGTGTGCTCATAGAGGGACAAGATCTttacggctgcaactaacagttattttcattatcaatctgatgattattttctcgattaatctaTTAggttttggtctataaaatgttgtaGAAAATGACTGTGAATAGACGACCACTTCCTATCACTGAAGTTCCACACTTAGGTCACTTGATACACCTGAGCCAGCTTCATTCACTGAAGAAGACTCTTCAGATCTTCAGGTGCAGTTTAAAGCTCTGAAAAGTGAGTCAGTGGACCAGAgactttgtatttcttttcattcacaTCCTGTTCCCAAAGGTAAAGAATGAACTTCCATGCAGAAATCTTTAAAGATGCATTTGTACTGAATGATGAACATGATGTATGGTTGCTGcagtacatgtgtgtaaatacCTTCTTTTGCAGTTTGGAGCAACGCAAGTCTGTAAGCTGCCTCCTCCGAGCTTCAGCCAATGTTCCATCACCGCCTTGATACATTAAACAACAGATTACAACATATCAGTAAGTAAGCATGTActtaaacatgaacatattgtATTAAggaaataataatgttaaatagTCAAAGATAATTGTTGCTCAGAGGCGAGTGTGATAAACAGTAAGGATGTTTTATGTGTTGGTTTACCCAGTCTCTCTGGATTCAGGTGCACTGGGGGGGCTCTGTGTGACTCTTTCCATCTCTGaaactcttcctcttctttctgaGCCactacagcaacaaaaaaacctCCATTACTTGGGAGACAAATTTCAAACATGTTCACAGATCAAAAGATTATAGATAGGTAGGATAGCTGAGAGCAGCAGCATCGAGCTCACTCGTTGTTATCTTGCTACGGCGAGACTCATTTGGTGGGATCATGGTGAATCCACCTGAGCTGAGAAAGAACACAGGAAGAAATACTCATCATTAAATGGTCTTAAACTTTAGTGATAACCAAAATGTGTCCACAGCTTTCAGTCACTGTCAAAAGTTAGAACAGAATGCTTGATTTCAATTGGTAGTCTTATTTGTTTACTTATTTTCTGATCAGATATTTCATGGTATACTTATATTTAAGTtcattttcaagtgttttagGCAAAGTTCTTGTACAGCAGTTAATACAACAttaaccatggatgtatttgagaggtTTGGCTTAATAGGTTAACTctgtttttcccttttatttaCCCTTTAGTAGATTTAAGGTTGGAAAGGCGGTGTCTACATGCAGGTAGGTAAGGTATCGAAATATCAACACACCAACATAGTTAGGTGTTACACTGTGATGAAATTACCAGAGTAGTAAAGCCATAGAGTAGAATTTTGTTGGCTGCGGCAAAgccaaaaaaacagaagcaaaacCACTGAGACTGACCCATAAGTTAGTTTACACCTGTCACATAATGGTGTTACTAATAATGGAATAGTTCAGCTTATGGACAACTTTAAGCTGTCATAGCTGCCAGGTGTTAAccatagataaaaaaaaaccccgtTTCTGTATGGTTTTATCAAGATGAGCAGAGAAATGCTGCTTTCAGTAATGTTAGAAATTGAAAAACTCGAGCAGCTGCTGATTATCATCACAGGTGTATTCACGTTAAATGTCGGTTATTGTTGTCTTCATCCTGCTAGAACacaaagcaaaagaaatgaCAAGACAAACATATTTTGATACAGGGtacactttgtgtttattttgtgttacaGGCTTCGGTTGTAGGCCTACCTGACAAGCAGGTGATATTTACGAGGAACAGTGAAGGCACCGTTACACTTTCCAATCTCATGAAACGAAAGTGAACAGCGGCGCTTCACTTCCACCATAACAAAAATATGTCTGGGCAAATACAATATAGTAAATGTTTGCTTATAACCACAGCATTAAAGTTAATAGCCTGCTGTCTCTTtggcaaattatttaaaagcaaaacataaCAGGTCTGTGTTTATATTACAGATGATATCAGATTGTATTTAATGTCGAGTTTAGTAAAACACAACTTCATCTGTTACTTACTACTgcgcctgtctgtctgtcccttGTGGATTTCCGCTGTCAGGTGCATTTCTGTCGAAATTATCAGGTGTAGCTTCATTTCCAGACATATCTGAAGACCTGTTTCTGTCTCTGGGGTTAGTAGCAGGGTTTCTCCTGGGTTCAGCTGGGTTCCTTTGTCCCTGGTTGTAATAAGGATCCATATAGGCTTACGTACAGCTGTCCTACTCTTAGTGCAATTTACGTCGATAATAGTGAGTGGCTtcgttttggtttttttaaattatggtATCATGTATATAGCAGAGTGGGTGTGTTATAATACAATAGCGTCATCTGCTGGACAAACAGGCTACGGTAACTTTTATTAAAGGCCCAATTTGTCATTCTGTGACAATGAAAATTACAGGAATATTTTGTTTGAGTGATGATTCATAATTTCTCTATATTATCTACATTATTACATCATATTTCTATATGCACCTTATATCCCTGTAACATCTctatcatacagtatattccaaatatataaatatgtggTTATATTGTTATCTATGTGAACTCAATCCATTACcttacaccagcagcaccagtaTTACCCATTTGCACTAATGTACAGCGTGTTACTGGGATTATCACTGTACAGTGtatattcaaaatatattaCAGTAATCTTCAGTTCAGTTGCTATTCTCAGACttaatttttattgtttgatttttttttcttaactacTTCCTTGTGTCCTTGTCTCATTTTTTGATATGTGTGACTgatatctatttattttaaaataccaACCTACAATACATCTGTGCTGTTGTATGTCAGTCTATTAatttaaagatctcctccagacatgttttagggcatatgaaacaaaaaatgttcagttgCCTCATTAAAAGTCCTTCAAATGACATCTGCTTGTTCTCaatgaaaaatctgtttttatctctgtttcatttcaaacgTTTATCTATTGTTAGATACAAGAACTCTACTTgatgaaaagtccattctcagtgtacaTATGTGTACTGGAGGCTTCACGTTTTCACATCATGTTTACTGGCCcttgattggctccaaactagttgtgatgtcacacataGGTATGCCCGCTAACCTCGGATTTTCAGTGaactttcctccttcaacagatcaatgtgaaaacaaccttctagtgtcaacaacattctgcacagtgaagctcaaacatccaagtgaaggaacagagaaaaacacctttttgactggagggggatTTTAAACACCTGTTCaacaataaatgtgtgaaaGCAGGTTCCTGTCCTATTAAATTTTGATGGTTTGGTTACTCTATCATATGCATGTAGAAGGTAGGAGACAGAGAAATCAGGCAGTTACCagtttgactaatttggatggctgaagtttcatattaactccagataaacttttaaatacatttttgcacaggctGTGGGTTTTGGTCCCTGTCACTTacattttaagtgcattatCAGGAGATCGTGTAatgaacagggggaatgattatggaaagaaaaacttatttcaatgttcattggGGCACCTATTGTTCTTGACAAAATTGTgaaacctgtcctttaatactCACCGTTTTTAATCTACAACCTTATTGTTTAAACTGAAGGCCTCATAAAAGTGAACCAGCCTTTATCAAAGAATGACACCCAAATTTCTTCAAAAACTCATTTATTGTGAGTTACAATGTTAGGACTTAAGCATAATATTGATGACAAACCAACAGATGGACATTTTGATGAAGATTTACGATTTGCATCAGTGACATACTGGATGTtaatacacacgcacacacacataggaagGACAAATAAATACACCTTTTTAACCACTGTGAATAGTAAAGTTAATAAGAGTACAAAATCTAAAAGCATGTATTGTAACCTTAATGTCTTTACAAATTGTGTAAGGGGACCAGAACCCTTGTTTGAATACTATCGATGAACACGTCAGTCCATATGTTGTGTGTTATGTATTGAACAACAGTACAATTTCATGTATGCATGGCTGGTCTACTAACATGCTGAGAGGTTTCATTGGTGACATACAGGCTGATTAGCTGTTCTTGTACTGTGGCTGTGAAATGGCACTCAAACATATAATGTTGTCACTCAAATGTCTGAGGTATTGGTAAAACATGATAAGATGTAGGGAATGACCAGAACCAGCAGATGACtttgacacaaaacaaataagGCAGTGAGGGTCCAGAAGCTCCCTCAGACTACTTCTGGTGGGATAGTCCCCTGTTTAGCACTGATCAACAAATACTGACAACACACACCACACTCTCCTCAGGGAACCTAGTGCAATTAGGGTAAACAAGGTCACTGACCCATCAGGTCATTTGCCAAGTGTGAGTTAATGTTTGAATCATGTGTTTACACTGTCACGGTATGGCTTTTTGTCTACTAGTGATGCATTAAGAGGGATGTTGGCCTACATGGATCAGAAGCTTATGTTCCCCTTTCATCTAGACAAGGCACCCTGCATGATCAGACCCTGTGTTAGGGAATGACATGGTTTCAGTCCAAAGACCTCCTGGAGTCCTGGGCACACTCTTCACTGCTCCAGTGTCACTTGGGGGCCAGTAATTCCAGTAGCTGTATagatgtctctgtgtgtgtgagcatgtgtttgaatgtgtgtgtatctgtgtttaaCTGCAGAGGTTGGGAGGTGAGATCACAGCTTGGGCTGGTTGGCTAGCTTAATCTTCAGGTTCTCTGCTAGTTTGTCCAGGAACTCAAAGGTGTTCAAATAATCAGCACGAGTCACActgcaaacagagaaacagaggagaaaggATTAATTATACTTTACTTTAGGAGGCACTGAGTAGACTGCAGTGTTCCCATTGTTTATATCTACAGATACAGTTGCCATTTAAgccaaacactgaaaatataaaaagtaagaaaagtaacatttttactttaatgaaATCAAACCTTAACCTACATGGAAAAAGATTAGATTTTTTCTGAGTTAAAGGATaatttcacaacttttcaagtctgtcctaaaacaagtcaggttcccaaatgaacattgacccatgtttttcttgctgtaatcattactcctgttcatactggccagtAAGAGATCCCTTTAAAATccacttttaatgtgaaaaaagtgatgggggacaaaatccacagccctccttttgtgcaaaaactGATTAAGAAACTtctttgaagctaatatgactAACTTCAGCTGCCCAAATTAGTCAATTcgagtagatatctttcaacattacagtctttttagtgccaaaatccTTCTTTCTCttatgatccttccactgcagctgaacaggaaaacactgtccgtcgagacacaaagagggaagctgttactaaaaagactgtaactgtggcaGACATTCATGTGACTAACTCAgtctgctgaagcctcattatcttctgataaacttttaaaaacatttttgctcaaaacgatggactgtggattttgtcccccatcacttacattctAAGCACAtttggaagggatctttaatagccagtatgaataagaggaatgattacagcgagaaaaacctgtttcaatgtttatgtgggcacctgactgttgttttaagacagatttgaaaagattgtgaacctatcctttaggACTGTCTAGTAGGTAAAATGATCATAAAAGATCAGatgtaattttctccttttcagtaACACATATAGCAGCTAAGGGACACATTTTCTGATCAAGCGAGGCCACATCTATTGCAAACTTTCTGCCGCCATAATCATCACTCTCCATCacagtgaatgaaagaatgtaaacatGATTGTTTTCAGCTGTTAATAATTGCATAGTAGTAATCTTTTCAAAAGCTAGACAAGGCAAGTCGTCCCTTCAGCGCTCTCAAAGAATGTTAACACGGGTTTATTTGGGTAAATAATGAATGCGCAGTACGACACATCCAGCCAGTGTTGCGGTGGTTCTATGACGATCACCAGGAGACCCTGTGGTGCCTGAAGCAGAAATATGAATTGAGTGTTAGATTTATGAGGAGACTTACTTTGATAATCCTTTGATGCAGATAGCCAAATCCTTGGTCATGAATCCAGACTCGATGGTCTCGATGCAAACGGCCTCCAGTGCCTCACTGAATACTCGCAGCTCTGCATTGTTGTCCAGCTTTGCCCGGTGGAGCAGGCCCCGTGTCCATGCGAAGATGGAGGCTACAGCAAGCAGATGCACAGTGTAAAGTTAATGAATCCCTATATATTTCATacaatgtattatatatatcatatacaATTTCATATAAATCAAGATTACATTAATAGAATAGTAGTTTTAGTGGTCATGTTTGGATAGATGCTGAACGTTTAAGTCTATGGTTCATTTTCCTACCAATGGGATTAGTGGAGGTTTCTTTTCCCTGCTGGTGTTGTCTGTAGTGGCGTGTCACCGTGCCGTGGGCAGCCTCTGACTCCACCGTCCGTCCATCAGGACAGATCAAGACACTAGTCATCATACCCAGGGAGCCATAGCCTGAAACAGAGTCACACAAAACCACATGAACAACAGAAAATCTTTGAACcaacaaatgaaaaactctgatttatatttataaggGTTTTACATAGATTTTCACAAATCTTACAACAAGCATGTTTCTTCACCAACCTTGTGCCACAGAGTCAGATTGTACATCTCCATCATAGTTCTTGCAAGCCCAAATAAAGCCTCCATCTGATTTCATGGCCTGGGCCACCATGTCATCTATCAGACGGTGCTCATACCAGATGCCTTTGGCCTCAAACTGAGCACGGTATTCCCTGGGACACACAGAAGggtggaaaatacatttaagttgtgatctacagtatattaaggacaagaatgtgtgtgtaccAGTGTTtctaaaagagagagacaaaagatgCCTTTGTGACTGTGGTGTGTGGATTTCCTTACTTCTCATAGATCTCCTGGAAGATGTCTTTGAAGCGACCATCGTACTTCTTCAGGATGGTGTTTTTGGTGCTCAGGTACAGAGGCCAggctttggacagagccatcTGGAAGGAGCTGTGAGCAAAGTCCCTAATGGACTTATCAGTATTGTACATCCCCAAGGCTACACCACCTGTGCCtggacagacatacagacacacacatgaatatataCTAACAGTACATTCACACATGCCACAGTAGAATcacatacattttcacacacacacaaaaaaaaatctacacaaaCCTGTTTAGTGTATTTCTGCATTTTAGTGTGCATTATAGTATGACCAAATAAGTAATATAACAATGTTTGTTTCAAACTTTgacaaacactgagaaaagtCTTGAAATGAAATCCCTGTTTCTAGTTGTCATTACTCAACCTTTTTAAATCTATTTCAGTTGGCTCAGTGTTTGGTTTACAGTGATAAAACCAGAACAGGCAAATAGTTACAACAGAACTATTACTAGATAAGCAATATCTTATAATTTCCTATTTACAATGTGAACACAATGTGCTTGCAAAAGCCTTTCTATGGTGCAAGTTCAGCTTAGTTATATTGACTGACAACCTATTACACATCCATATTATGGTATTTGACATCTTTGCTgcaagatatttttcatgtaagactggtgtgtgtatttgcatacttGAGGCATGTCGATCTATGATATTAGAAGTGCACAATCACAATCATGGACATCTTGCGTGACTAACTTTACCACCTTGCTTGAATTAGCAGACCTCTCATCTGTGGTGAGGTGTTGGATGCTTGATCAAACACAGTGCTGACACAAACTGTGCTCTTACCCTCAAACTCATGGACGACAAACTTGACTGGCTCTCCGTTTGTGGGTGTGTAGGTCATTTCCAACTTCCCAGGCCCAGGCACCACAAAGTCTGTGGCTTTGTACTGTGGGGAGCACGTTGAGAAAGACAAAAGGTTAATAGTAGAGGGATGTTTGATCCCACTAAACCAGTCAACCATTACAAACAGCTATTAAAAGGTATGAACCACATCCTATAAAATGGTGTTAAATCAAAGATCAAATGACAGTGACCATCACCAGAAGTGTTAGGTGATACAACATATCAGCAGAGCATAAAATATGCATACCTCTGACACCCATGGGCTATTACGTAACTAACAGTCATATGACACTTCACCTGGATTACTCTCCTCTGATGGGAGAACAGTTGACTTTGGCACAGCGCCACAAGCCAGCCTATGATTTAGCTCTGTGACGTTGCTGCGACTTGTCAAGGCTGCAAGGCAGTACGTTATGGTCCAAAGGACAGCTGATGAAGTACAATTATTGACTGAGTCTCTCCTGACAACCTCATGATGTCTGAGATAACCGCAACTCACTGTGCATGAGTTGACGGAGAGTCAGTAGACCGCTTGTTACAGAGGTTTAAAAATTAAGATTATATATGCCCCTTCAGTAGCAGCTTTGTCACATAATAAGAGAGTTGGGATAAGTTTCTCTGCAGATACAAAAGGTCTGTCACATAATTGCTATACTGTTAGAGCTGCTGCTTTTAGCTGTAGTCTTACAGTTTGACTTCTGTGCAAATCAGGATTATTTAAACCTCATACTGAAGAGCTTGAAGAGTTGACTCTGTGTTTGGCTTTTACACATACCAATGTAATCCATAATATAATTTCCACACTTCTGACACAATATTATATTAGTAGAGCACAAAAAGCTAATGAAGACACAATTTACTCAGTCTGGCCCCACTTGACTTTGTAGCCTCAAGTGGATAGAAATTTGATCTCCTCACTCACtgtaacatgtattttttaagttttacagAGACAGTGAGTATAAATACTCTTCAAACTCAAACGTCATCTAAGCAATTTGGCCAACTGATGTTTTGTGAACCGATAAGGTACCTGGTCTCCATGGGCATGTCTGCCAATGATGATGGGTTTGACCCAGCCGGGCACCAGGCGGGGGATGTTCTTACAGATGATGGCCTCCCTGAAAACTGTGCCACCTAAGATGTTACGGATGGTCCCGTTGGGCGAGCGCCACATCTGCTTAAGCTTGAACTCCTCCACACGCTTCTCATCTGGCGTGATGGTGGCGCACTTGATGCCCACATTGTAACGCCGGACTGCCTCTGCTGCGTCAACAGTCACCCGGTCATCTGTTGCATCTCGGTTCTCCATTCCCAGGTCATAGCTGTGCAGGAAAAGAGAGTTTGAAAAGTTTGAATAAGTAGCATCAGAATGAAacctaaaaaatatatatcagcaATGTACTGGAAATGTCAACTGGTACTGTGTATAGGGCTGGGGATCgttcatttcaatttcaacattGGTGCAAATACAATATTTGTCTATACAGTACCCGATACTTTGTTCAATACCTTAGTTTGGGgaataacatgttttaaacctgttttgttTAACAAAATATGCCACACTGCTTGATGTAttggtgtaaaataaaatacctaTACCTGAAAAAAACATGGTCTAAAATTATAAAAGTTTCTTGATTTAGATCTGGACCTcaatacaaaaaatattgagGATCAATATTCAGCCCTAACAGTATATCTGTGTACTTGTGGAAATGGAGAAAGAACGTAGAGACAACGAAACGGACATGGAGACCATTTATAATCTAAACAGCAGAGGCATGGGACACCATAAACAATAGCATTCTGTTTCAAGAAGAGCAGTGATTATGTACGCttcagtatacacacacaccattgcACAGCTTCCTAGGAGCATTAACTGACAAAGCACTAAGAGTGAATGTATGCTATCTTTTTGGTTGGCTAGAAGCAGCTAGGCGCTGAATGTTAAAGTACAATGTCTGTGACATTTAACACAATTACAGTGTCAAAGAGCATGAACAACATTAATGAGTAGTGAAAGAGCTCGCTTCCAGCTTGAGGAGAAACTCAAATTGCTGCTGGGGCCTTATTCACTCTATATCTTGGCTAATTATATTTCTTGCAAGACCTGACACTCCGCTTGCATCAAGAGTAGCCATTAACCTCCTGTCCCACTTCCTTCACAGTACTGCAACTGTGCTCACTCGCTTCCTCTTTCTATGTCTTTTACTTGCCTCAGTGAGGGGGAGATCTACGAAGGGACCCCACAACACAAAGACCAGgcattaaagcaagaaaagatttgtgagcctgaaaagttgtccaggaggaaatgtgtacaatgtaCTTAATGaagtattatatgaatttaaaactgctctatgcCTGAAATCAGGGATGGTGCCTGAGAACTTTCAGCCctgaaagacaaaagaaacaaggAATCAATTGTGCAATGACAACTGGCCCTCTGCCAAGATAGCTGGAAAAGCAGCTCCCCTTGTTAGACTTGTGCTTGAGGGGCCTCACAGCTTCCCAAGATGAGGAAGTACACCTGAAAAGTAGACTAAGCCCAATGTGCTTATCATTCCCTTCAAGTATTAGCCTATGTGCTTTCTCGTGGACTCTGGCTTTGTTTGAAAGCAGGCACGACCTTTTACCCACATTCTTCCTCCCTTCCCCCGAAAGCCAGGCCACAACAATATGACGCTCACCATCTGATGACAAACTGGACACATACCAGTGAAGACAGACTGACACAAAAAGCGTTAAAGAAACGAGATCAGGTTTAGCAAGTATGCTGTAtttgttcttgtgtgtttgcGATGCCGTGTGTCGCTTCAATCTCTATCACTTATTTAACAACTTCATGCATTCCTTGGACACTCGGAGGCAGAAAACCTGCACAGGCCTCAATCTGCACTCTTCAAGAAATGCATGCACATAACACAGGTTTACTCATATCACATCTGGAACTAATATCAAATACCCCAAGTGtctttaaagttttaaatgagTGTTATCTATTCTACATAACACCCTGAAGATGTCTCAATGCAGGGGGTTAGTTTGTTTTTACCAGTGGCTCAATGTGTGACAATCATGCTTGTTGTGAAATTCTTATGTCAGAATAATTATTACACcatattaaatgaaatgtgtacTTCCAAGGCCTGTTGCACAATAAATCATTAACTTTTAGAATTCTATGCAAGAAATGATGttgaaaatcaaatgaaaaaaaagaaggaagccAAAGTCCAGTGTGCTGACTCTGTGAACACCCCACAGTCTGAAGATACAGTAGTGAATGGTGGAAACTTCAGGGACTTGAACTTCACCCCAACAAATTACATACATCCTCCGATCAAGGTCCATGCAAGAGATAAGAAGCTAGGTCAAATGAAGCAACGGATGCTCCCGTCAATTAGGGTGCTGAAATAGCCAATAATCACTAGAAAAATCTGTTGGTGACCttgaaaaaaagacagtaaacaagtaaacaaaaagtCACTCAAACACTAATTTTGGGGACTTCTCTGTAATAAAACGCCCAACCAATTATCAGTATCAGGCCCTAAAACCTCAATTTGAAGCCTCCCTAAGAAAAATTATGTGTGCTACAATAGAACATTAGATGGTAAGATGTCTGAGGTATAATTATAGTGTAATATATCTTCTGTGAGTTGAG
This genomic interval carries:
- the idh1 gene encoding isocitrate dehydrogenase [NADP] cytoplasmic, whose translation is MAQKIKSGSVVEMQGDEMTRVIWELIKEKLIFPYLELDLHSYDLGMENRDATDDRVTVDAAEAVRRYNVGIKCATITPDEKRVEEFKLKQMWRSPNGTIRNILGGTVFREAIICKNIPRLVPGWVKPIIIGRHAHGDQYKATDFVVPGPGKLEMTYTPTNGEPVKFVVHEFEGTGGVALGMYNTDKSIRDFAHSSFQMALSKAWPLYLSTKNTILKKYDGRFKDIFQEIYEKEYRAQFEAKGIWYEHRLIDDMVAQAMKSDGGFIWACKNYDGDVQSDSVAQGYGSLGMMTSVLICPDGRTVESEAAHGTVTRHYRQHQQGKETSTNPIASIFAWTRGLLHRAKLDNNAELRVFSEALEAVCIETIESGFMTKDLAICIKGLSNVTRADYLNTFEFLDKLAENLKIKLANQPKL